A DNA window from Halorubrum sp. DM2 contains the following coding sequences:
- a CDS encoding ABC transporter ATP-binding protein — protein sequence MRSVSKYFDGGDTVANYKLDMEVDDGEFVVFLGPSGCGKTTALRMIAGLEDPSDGEIYFDDDRVDGMPPADRNVAMVFQNYALYPHMTVRENIEYPLKVRGIPPEERDERVAQVAELLHIEDQMGSDPGEISGGQRQRTSLARAIVREPSVFLLDEPLSNLDAKLRLEMRSELKRIQNELGITTVYVTHNQEEAMSMGDKIVVLNDGTIRQVAEPEELYQRPRTTWVAKFIGSPPMNLFEGENRDGTVHLAEGNTLPTPAESSSSTVSVGVRPEDIDVSTDPPDTDWTLPGTVKTVEPLGEYVLVNVEVGGSVVNVKVPHTDATAGDAVHLTFDPADAYLYDENGELVA from the coding sequence ATGCGGTCGGTGAGCAAGTACTTCGACGGGGGTGACACGGTCGCCAACTACAAGCTGGACATGGAGGTGGACGACGGGGAGTTCGTGGTGTTCCTCGGCCCGTCCGGCTGCGGCAAGACGACCGCGCTCCGGATGATCGCGGGGCTGGAGGACCCCTCCGACGGGGAGATCTACTTCGACGACGACCGCGTTGACGGGATGCCCCCCGCCGACCGGAACGTCGCGATGGTGTTCCAGAACTACGCGCTGTACCCCCACATGACCGTTCGGGAGAACATCGAGTACCCGCTGAAGGTGAGGGGGATCCCCCCGGAGGAGCGCGACGAGCGCGTCGCGCAGGTGGCCGAGCTGTTACACATCGAAGACCAGATGGGAAGCGATCCGGGCGAGATCTCCGGCGGGCAGCGGCAGCGGACCTCGCTCGCGCGGGCCATCGTCCGCGAGCCGTCGGTGTTCCTGCTCGACGAGCCGCTCAGTAACCTCGACGCGAAGCTCCGCTTAGAGATGCGCTCGGAGCTGAAGCGGATCCAGAACGAGCTGGGGATCACGACGGTGTACGTCACGCACAACCAGGAGGAGGCGATGAGCATGGGCGACAAGATCGTCGTGTTAAACGACGGTACGATCCGGCAGGTCGCCGAGCCGGAGGAGCTGTACCAGCGGCCCCGGACGACGTGGGTCGCGAAGTTCATCGGCTCGCCCCCGATGAACCTCTTCGAGGGCGAGAACCGCGACGGGACCGTCCACCTCGCCGAGGGCAACACCCTCCCGACGCCGGCGGAGTCGTCGTCGTCGACCGTGTCCGTCGGGGTCCGACCCGAGGACATCGACGTGTCGACCGATCCGCCCGACACGGACTGGACCCTGCCGGGGACGGTCAAGACGGTCGAACCGCTCGGCGAGTACGTGCTGGTCAACGTCGAGGTGGGCGGCTCCGTGGTCAACGTCAAGGTCCCGCACACCGACGCGACGGCGGGCGACGCCGTCCACCTAACCTTTGACCCGGCCGACGCGTACCTCTACGACGAGAACGGCGAACTGGTGGCCTGA
- the purD gene encoding phosphoribosylamine--glycine ligase, with product MTETVLLVGGGGREHAIARAVADDCALYACASVRNPGIRRLADGFETIDETDADGVAEYAAAVDADIAVIGPEAALEAGVADALDDAGVYAFGPRAAEARLETDKAYQRRFMEEASIPGCPDYEVFDDIEAACEYVDDYDGDLAVKPAGLTGGKGVKVIGDQVTREEAKAYLRDSDYDRVVLEERLVGEEFTIQAFVANGDVRATPAVQDHKRAYEGDEGPNTGGMGSYSDIGPSLPFMAEGDYDAAVAVLEAVVDALPDYKGVLYGQFMLTDEGPKVVEFNARFGDPEAMNTLPVLDTPFVDVLTAARDGDSLPELDFSGEATVCKYAVPDGYPTDPDAGAEIAVDEESVGDALLYYASVDERDGRLYTTTSRAFAVVGRGDSIAAAEAQAEDALAAAGDRVRIRHDIGTADLVQRRIDHMDELRD from the coding sequence ATGACGGAGACCGTACTGCTGGTGGGGGGCGGCGGCCGCGAACACGCTATCGCCCGCGCGGTGGCCGACGACTGCGCGCTGTACGCCTGCGCGAGCGTCCGAAATCCGGGGATACGGCGGCTCGCGGACGGGTTCGAGACGATCGACGAGACGGACGCCGACGGGGTCGCCGAGTACGCGGCCGCGGTCGACGCCGACATCGCGGTCATCGGGCCGGAGGCGGCGCTGGAGGCGGGGGTCGCAGACGCGCTCGACGACGCCGGCGTCTACGCGTTCGGCCCGCGGGCCGCGGAGGCGCGACTGGAGACGGACAAGGCGTACCAGCGCCGGTTCATGGAGGAGGCGTCGATCCCGGGCTGTCCCGACTACGAGGTGTTCGACGACATCGAGGCTGCCTGCGAGTACGTCGACGACTACGACGGCGACCTCGCGGTCAAACCCGCGGGACTCACCGGCGGCAAGGGCGTGAAGGTCATCGGCGACCAGGTGACCCGCGAGGAGGCGAAAGCCTACCTCCGCGACTCCGACTACGACCGCGTCGTCTTGGAGGAGCGGCTCGTCGGCGAGGAGTTCACGATTCAGGCGTTCGTCGCGAACGGCGACGTGCGAGCGACGCCCGCGGTCCAGGACCACAAGCGAGCCTACGAGGGCGACGAGGGGCCGAACACCGGCGGCATGGGGTCGTACTCCGACATCGGTCCCTCGCTGCCGTTCATGGCCGAAGGCGACTACGACGCAGCCGTCGCGGTGCTGGAGGCGGTCGTCGACGCGCTCCCCGACTACAAGGGCGTCCTCTACGGCCAGTTCATGCTCACCGACGAGGGGCCGAAGGTCGTCGAGTTCAACGCCCGCTTCGGCGACCCCGAGGCGATGAACACGCTGCCGGTCCTCGACACGCCGTTCGTCGACGTGTTGACCGCCGCGCGCGACGGGGACTCGCTCCCCGAACTCGACTTCTCCGGCGAGGCGACCGTCTGTAAGTACGCGGTGCCCGACGGCTACCCGACCGACCCCGACGCGGGCGCAGAGATCGCCGTCGACGAGGAGAGCGTCGGCGACGCGCTGCTGTACTACGCCAGCGTCGACGAGCGCGACGGCCGGCTGTACACCACCACGTCGCGGGCGTTCGCGGTCGTCGGCCGCGGCGACTCCATCGCGGCCGCGGAGGCGCAGGCCGAGGACGCGCTCGCCGCCGCCGGCGACCGGGTCCGGATCCGCCACGACATCGGCACGGCCGACCTCGTCCAGCGCCGGATCGATCACATGGACGAACTCAGGGACTGA
- a CDS encoding DUF5798 family protein — translation MGFGDTAKKIQTLADRAERTYKKISELRDEVDETQETVIDTSERVKTLENEMAEQRAVLDAVAEEVGVDLERVSTEAHIADAEESATDDGDADDTDDAERGDDRL, via the coding sequence ATGGGATTCGGGGACACCGCTAAGAAGATCCAGACGCTCGCCGACCGCGCGGAACGGACCTACAAGAAGATCAGCGAACTCCGCGACGAGGTCGACGAGACGCAGGAGACGGTGATAGACACCTCCGAACGCGTCAAGACGCTCGAAAACGAGATGGCCGAACAGCGGGCCGTCCTCGACGCCGTCGCCGAGGAGGTCGGCGTCGACTTGGAGCGCGTGAGCACCGAGGCGCACATCGCTGACGCCGAGGAGTCGGCGACCGACGACGGCGACGCGGACGACACGGACGACGCGGAGCGCGGCGACGATCGCTTATAA
- a CDS encoding nucleotide exchange factor GrpE: MSDDDAVDVETPDDAEGDAERTNGTAEATGEKRSDGSADAPADARRDEAALAAAVAEHDDALAREVAALEAELSETRGALRERDEEVEELTSKLARVKADFSNYKERAKRKQAEIRERASEALVERLAPVRNDLLRALDQEEGSDLRPGVESTLEKFDEVLAEEGVESIEPDPGEAVDPARHQVMLRVDSDRPEGSIHEVYEPGYEMGDRVLSEAKVTVSTGDGE; encoded by the coding sequence ATGAGCGACGACGACGCCGTCGATGTCGAGACCCCCGACGACGCCGAGGGCGACGCGGAGCGAACGAACGGCACGGCGGAGGCGACCGGCGAGAAACGGAGCGACGGCTCGGCGGACGCCCCCGCCGATGCCCGGAGAGACGAGGCGGCGCTCGCCGCCGCGGTCGCCGAACACGACGACGCGCTCGCCCGCGAGGTCGCGGCGCTGGAGGCGGAGCTGTCCGAGACCCGCGGGGCGCTCCGCGAGCGCGACGAGGAGGTCGAGGAGCTGACGAGCAAGCTCGCCCGCGTGAAGGCGGACTTCAGCAACTACAAGGAGCGCGCGAAGCGGAAGCAAGCGGAGATCCGCGAGCGCGCCTCCGAGGCGCTCGTCGAGCGGCTCGCCCCCGTCCGCAACGACCTCCTGCGCGCGCTCGATCAGGAGGAGGGGAGTGACCTCCGGCCCGGCGTCGAGTCGACGCTGGAGAAGTTCGACGAGGTGCTCGCCGAGGAGGGCGTCGAGTCGATCGAGCCGGATCCGGGCGAGGCGGTCGACCCCGCGCGCCATCAGGTGATGCTCCGCGTCGACAGCGATCGCCCGGAGGGGTCGATCCACGAGGTGTACGAGCCGGGCTACGAGATGGGCGACCGCGTGCTGAGCGAGGCGAAGGTGACCGTGAGCACCGGCGACGGGGAGTAG
- a CDS encoding acyltransferase → MTTDDANAAREGAGATRGGATRDGGKAGATRGGADAEPPRSDRLDRFPTPGPRNSLWSWPDAKSPLVVVRNYVVIVLARICPSLRLKNWLLRQIGVTVGAGVAWGLESTPDVFWPERIRVDDDAIIGYDATLLCHEFLHEEYRLGDVVVEGEAMIGAGAVVLPGVTVGEGARVAANSLVAEDVPPGATVAGVPAEVVSRADGESGAAEGGD, encoded by the coding sequence GTGACAACCGACGACGCGAACGCGGCACGCGAGGGGGCGGGCGCGACACGCGGGGGCGCGACCCGCGATGGCGGGAAGGCGGGCGCGACACGCGGGGGCGCGGACGCCGAGCCGCCCCGGAGCGACCGTCTCGACCGGTTCCCGACGCCGGGGCCCCGCAACTCGCTGTGGTCGTGGCCGGACGCGAAGTCGCCGCTCGTGGTCGTCCGCAACTACGTCGTCATCGTCCTCGCGCGGATCTGTCCGAGCCTCCGGCTGAAGAACTGGCTGCTGCGGCAGATTGGCGTCACGGTCGGTGCGGGCGTCGCGTGGGGACTGGAATCGACGCCGGACGTGTTCTGGCCCGAGCGGATCCGAGTCGACGACGACGCGATAATCGGCTACGACGCCACCCTGCTGTGCCACGAATTCCTCCACGAGGAGTACCGCCTCGGCGACGTGGTCGTCGAGGGGGAGGCGATGATCGGGGCGGGAGCGGTCGTGCTTCCGGGCGTCACCGTCGGCGAGGGCGCGCGCGTCGCCGCGAACTCGCTCGTCGCCGAGGACGTGCCGCCGGGCGCGACCGTCGCGGGCGTCCCGGCGGAGGTCGTCTCGCGGGCGGACGGGGAGAGCGGTGCGGCCGAGGGCGGCGACTGA
- a CDS encoding 5'/3'-nucleotidase SurE has translation MSVDRILLTNDDGVDAAGLRALYDALAEEYAVTVVAPADDQSSVGRLLSDDVAVDEHDLGYVVGGTPVDCVVAGLGELVPDADAVVAGCNEGANLGAYTLGRSGTVSAAVEATFFGVPAVATSMYVPGGDDWWKREFETDDFAHAARATEFLLDEAVGAGVFERADYLNVNAPIADEARAPLRVTTPSTWYGMRAERNGDGRVGFSDPIWGLMNDGDVPDPVGTDRRAVVDGEVSASPLSVPHAAEPNAGLDELVEAYEAAVRS, from the coding sequence ATGAGCGTCGACCGGATCCTGTTGACCAACGACGACGGCGTCGACGCCGCCGGACTCCGAGCGCTCTACGACGCGCTCGCGGAGGAGTACGCGGTGACCGTGGTCGCCCCGGCTGACGACCAGTCCTCGGTCGGCCGCCTCCTCTCCGACGACGTCGCCGTCGACGAGCACGACCTGGGCTACGTGGTCGGCGGGACTCCCGTCGACTGCGTCGTCGCGGGCCTCGGCGAACTCGTCCCCGACGCGGACGCGGTCGTCGCCGGCTGTAACGAGGGCGCGAACCTCGGAGCGTACACGCTCGGGCGGTCGGGAACCGTCTCCGCGGCGGTCGAGGCGACGTTCTTCGGCGTCCCGGCGGTCGCGACCTCGATGTACGTGCCCGGCGGCGACGACTGGTGGAAACGCGAGTTCGAGACCGACGACTTCGCCCACGCGGCCCGCGCGACCGAGTTCCTCCTCGACGAGGCGGTCGGCGCGGGCGTGTTCGAGCGCGCGGACTACCTCAACGTCAACGCGCCGATAGCGGACGAAGCGCGCGCGCCGCTCCGCGTCACGACGCCCTCGACGTGGTACGGGATGCGCGCCGAGCGGAACGGCGACGGTCGCGTCGGCTTTTCGGACCCGATCTGGGGCCTGATGAACGACGGCGACGTGCCGGACCCGGTCGGGACCGACCGCCGGGCGGTCGTCGACGGCGAGGTCTCGGCGTCGCCGCTGTCGGTCCCGCACGCCGCCGAACCGAACGCGGGCCTCGACGAACTGGTCGAGGCCTACGAGGCCGCCGTTCGGTCGTAA
- a CDS encoding trehalase family glycosidase, which produces MSSGLFDYSHFPQISGELFRTVQRRDLFEDDKRFVDAEPRVDPDLLFERYLTERSERDFDLASFVEDHFRLPEPVGAAPDLAASRSMEDHVSSLWGALTRTFDAPDAAGSTVVSLPNPHVVPGGRFREMYYWDSYFTAEGLAAAGRTDLIDGMVGNIASLLDRFGFVPLGNRAYYDSRSQVPLFYRMLRVLEEEAGFDAVAPHVEALRTEHDFWTSGSDRVADADGSAAHRRVVGLSDGAVLNRYWDDRARPRPESYHEDRRLADRVPVDDRPDLFRDVRAACESGWDFSSRWLAGDDLTTIRTTDLIPVDLNAVLFGMESALAEWLPRVGRTEAGERYADLAADRREAINRYCWDPDAGFYVDYSWVDDDRSDRLTLAAVAPLFTGAATDERAAAVADRLRHDFLRPGGLVTTLEDTGEQWDAPSGWAPLHWMAVTGLRRYGHDALADEIADRWVDLARSSFEETGRMAEKYDVRSVGETTDLGEYDPQYGFGWTNGVVTALSARR; this is translated from the coding sequence ATGAGTTCCGGTCTCTTCGACTACAGTCATTTTCCGCAGATCTCCGGCGAACTCTTTCGGACCGTCCAGCGGCGGGACCTCTTCGAGGACGACAAGCGGTTCGTCGACGCCGAACCTCGCGTCGACCCGGACCTGCTCTTCGAACGGTACCTGACGGAACGGAGCGAGCGGGACTTCGATCTGGCGTCGTTCGTCGAGGACCACTTCAGGCTGCCCGAGCCGGTCGGGGCCGCGCCCGACCTCGCCGCGTCGCGGTCGATGGAGGACCACGTGTCCTCGCTGTGGGGGGCGCTGACGCGGACCTTCGACGCCCCCGACGCCGCGGGGTCGACGGTCGTCTCCCTCCCGAACCCGCACGTCGTGCCCGGCGGCCGCTTCCGCGAGATGTACTACTGGGACAGCTACTTCACCGCGGAGGGGTTGGCGGCGGCCGGGCGGACCGATCTGATCGACGGGATGGTCGGGAACATCGCGTCGCTTTTGGACCGCTTCGGGTTCGTCCCCCTCGGGAACCGGGCGTACTACGACAGCCGGTCGCAGGTCCCGCTGTTCTACCGCATGCTGCGGGTGCTGGAAGAGGAGGCGGGGTTCGACGCCGTCGCCCCGCACGTGGAGGCGCTCCGGACGGAACACGATTTCTGGACGAGCGGGTCCGACCGCGTCGCCGACGCCGACGGCTCCGCGGCCCACCGGCGCGTCGTCGGGCTCTCAGACGGTGCGGTCCTCAACCGGTACTGGGACGACCGCGCCCGCCCGCGACCCGAGTCCTACCACGAGGACCGCCGCCTCGCGGATCGGGTCCCCGTCGACGACCGCCCGGATCTGTTCCGTGACGTCCGGGCCGCCTGCGAGTCCGGGTGGGACTTCAGCTCGCGGTGGCTGGCGGGCGACGACCTCACCACGATCCGGACGACCGACCTGATACCGGTCGACCTCAACGCGGTCCTCTTCGGCATGGAGTCGGCGCTCGCCGAGTGGCTCCCGCGCGTCGGACGGACCGAGGCCGGCGAGCGGTACGCCGACCTGGCCGCGGACCGCCGCGAGGCGATCAACCGGTACTGCTGGGACCCGGACGCCGGGTTCTACGTCGACTACTCGTGGGTCGACGACGACCGGTCCGACCGCCTGACGCTGGCCGCCGTCGCGCCGCTTTTCACCGGAGCCGCGACGGACGAGCGGGCGGCGGCGGTCGCCGACCGGCTCCGTCACGACTTCCTCCGGCCCGGCGGGCTGGTCACGACGCTCGAAGACACCGGCGAGCAGTGGGACGCGCCGAGCGGCTGGGCACCCCTCCACTGGATGGCGGTCACCGGCCTCCGGCGATACGGGCACGACGCCCTGGCCGACGAGATCGCCGACCGGTGGGTCGACCTCGCGCGGAGCTCCTTCGAGGAGACCGGCCGCATGGCGGAGAAGTACGACGTCCGGTCGGTCGGGGAGACGACCGATCTGGGTGAGTACGACCCCCAGTACGGGTTCGGCTGGACGAACGGCGTCGTCACGGCGCTGTCGGCGCGACGGTAG